TGTGTGCGTCCTCATTACGTCGATGTCACGTGTGTCGATTGACTGTGTATGGTGCCCGTCAGAGCCGGGTGCCCCAGGTGGCGCCGCACCAGACGTTCTCATTGAAGGTTCCGGTGAACTCTGATGCGCCCGTGATCTTCTCTACCGCGGCTCTGATCGACTCGCGGCTCGGGGTGTAAGCGTGCACGAGCGTCTTCACCATCGGAACGTCGATCAGATGGTTGGGTTGGTTGAGCGACACGAGAACGGTGGGAACCTCGGTGACGTACCAGGGGATCTCTGCTGCCATGGGCGTCGACCAGTGAATGCGCACCGTTGCCTCCTGGGCAAACCCGGCGACGTTGGCGAAAACAAGAGCGGCATCATATTTCTCGGCGTAGTCGCCCGAGGCCTCGTCGGCCATGACGGTGTGAAAATACACACCTTCTTCACCCTCGGCCGCGCGTTGCAGGGCATTCTTGAACACGTGCACCTCAAACCCTGCACGCTCAAGCTCCTGCTTCGCGATGTCGAGGTAGCCGCTCGGATCGGTTCCGGTGAAGTCCGATTGCCCGGTGATTCCATACAAGCGAATGCGGGGGTGACTCTGTGGTGTGAGCGGCAGCGTGTTGGCTGTGTCCTTCACGAGCGTCACGGCGCGGTCTGAGACGGATGCCGCGATGGCGCGATGCTCGTCGCTTCCGATGACCTCGAGGGCATCGACTGGGGGAACGAGCTCGTCGCGCGGCGTCTCGTGCAGACCGAGCGATGCCTTGAGCCCCAGCACGCGGAGCAGCGCCTCGTTCAAGCGCTCTTCCGTGACGACGCCGTTCTCAATGCCCGCACGCAGGTAGGCACGGTCCTTTGCGGGGTCGCGGAAGAATAAGAACATGTCGCAACCGGCGGCAATTGCGGCGGGAACCGCGTCTCTGCGCGGCAGCGCCTGTGTGAAGCCGACCATCATTGACGCATCGGTGATGATGAGCCCGTTGAATCCGAGCTCGCCGCGCAGAAGATCTTGCAGCAGCTCTGGGGCGAGTGTCGCCGGCTTCACCTCAGCATCCGTCATCTCCGGCCTGAAGTGTCGAGACAGCTCGGGTGCCCCGATATGGCCGATCATGATCGACTGCACTCCGTACTCGATGAGCTCACGGTAGACGCGCCCGTAGCTGTCGTTCCACTCATCGTGGCCCAGCGTGTTGTAGGTGGTGACCACGTGTTGGTCGCGTTCGTCGATGCCGTCACCGGGAAAGTGCTTCATCGCCGCCGCGGAGCCTGATTCGCTTAGACCGTCAAAGTACCGTTTGGCGCGCTCGATGACGATGTCGGCGTTGTCGCCGAACGAGCGGGTGCCGATCACCGTATTGCGCCAGTTGCGATGGATGTCGACGATGGGTGCGAAGGCCCAATTACACCCGATCGCTGCTGTCTCGCGGCCGCCGACGTACCCGAGCCGATAAGCATCGTCTGGGTCGGGGCTTGAGCCGGCACCGAGATGCGAGGTGACGAGGGTTCCATCACTAATGCTTCCTGCGCCGCCCATTTCGGGGTTCGACGCCACGAGCAGGGGAACCTTCGCCTTCGACTGCGCGTAGCGAATGTGCGCCTGCACGACGGAAGATGCGGCGCCCATGAACCGGATGCCACCCACCTTGTGCTCGGAGACGACTGAATCGAGGTAGCTCTCATCGAAGGAAGTGTCGAGATTGATGAACAGCTGCCCGAGCTTCTCATCCAGCGACAGCGAACTCAGAGTGGTCTCGACCCAGGCGATGGCGTCGGGTGAGAGGTTGAACGGTGCGCGGGACAGGTCGACCATGACGTTTTCCTCGTACATTCGAAAGAGTGGGCTACGCCAGATATTCTCGCCCGCGCATCTCCTTTTGTCAATCGGTTGCCAATTGCTCGAGATTGTTCTTGTGATCTTGGTCTCGTGCACATTGCCTTCACAATTCTTCTGTGTGGCAATCGGTTGCGAAAGCGACGACGGGTGCTTAGAGTGTCCATGATTGCCTTGCACGCGCAAGGTTCCCGCAGATGTGAACGAGCGAAGGCGGTTCGAGACGATGACAGGCAATGCAGCGGCAGAGAGCACGGTGACGTGGACCCTCTCGGGATTCGGCGACGAGATCCACGATGACCCGGCCGTGCAGGTGGCGGTGCTGCGTGCCCTTGGCGTCCAGCACATTGAGGTGCGCAGCGCGTGGGGCGTCAACGTCGTTGATCTTGACGACGATCAGCTCGAACGCCTTGCCGCGGTGCTGAAGGATGCGGGCATGGGAGTGTCAGCTGTCGCCTCGCCCATCGGGAAAGTCGATGTCTCGCTCGACGCTGATCTCGAGGTGCAGCGGCTGAAGCGGATCATCCGCGTTGCGCACGCGCTGGGCACGGACAGCATCCGGGTATTTTCATTCTTCCGGGGGGAAGGGGTCCCGGTTGAGAGTACGCGCGACGCCGTCATGGCGCGCATGCGCGTGCTCGCGACCGAGGCCGAGCGTGAGAAGGTGACGCTGCTGCACGAGAACGAGAAAGACATCTACGGTGATACCCCGGAGCGCGTGCTCGACCTTGTCGAGTCTGTCGGATCGTCTGCTCTTCGGCTCGCCTGGGATAGTGCCAACTTTGTGCAGGTCGGTGTAACGCACCCGCACGACGAGGGTTATGCGATGCTTCGTCCTTACCTTGATTACCTGCAGGTGAAAGACGCCGAGGCGGCCTCTGGCAATGTCGTTCCCGCCGGGCACGGCGACGGGCAGGTGCTCCAGACCATCACAGCGCTGAAGAACGACGGCTACAGCGGATTCGCCTCGCTCGAACCTCACCTGGGCGAGGCTCACTCTCTCGGCGGATTCTCCGGCCCGACGTCGTTCGGTGTCGCGGCACGCGCGTTCGCCGCGCTGCTCGCCGATGCTGGTGTGAGCACCCGATGACGACGAGGGCGGCGGTGATCGGGTGCGGGGACATCTCTGCACTTCACCGTGACGCGATTGAGGGAATGCCGGATGCTGAGCTCGTCGCGGTCTGCGACACCGACGCCGATCGGCTCGACGAGGCTTCGACGCGTCTAGGTGTTCCCGGTTTCGCGGGCCACGAAGAACTCTTCGCCGTGGCGAAGCCCGATGTCGTTCACGTGTGCACGCCGCACTCGCAACATTCTGCTGCGGTGATCGCTGCGCTTGATCTTGGTATCAACGTCATCGTCGAGAAGCCCGTCGCACGCGACCCCGAACAGGCGGCTGCCGTCGTCGCTGCTGCAGCACGCAGTGCGGCGAAGATCGCCGTGTGCTTTCAGAACCGGTACAACACTCCCGTGCGTGCTGCAAAAGAACTGCTTGATTCTGGGCATCTTGGCCCGGTGACGGGTGCCTCGGGCACCGTGATCTGGCATCGCACTCCCGACTACTACGCGGCTGCGCCGTGGCGCGGAACGTGGGAGCACGGGGGAGGTGGCCTGCTCATGAATCAGGCGATCCACACGCTTGATCTGCTGCAGTGGCTTGTCGGCGCGGTCGCCTCCGTCGAGGGGAGCGCGTCGACTCGCGTTCTTCCGATCGAGGTCGAAGACACCGCAGAGATGACGCTTCACCATGAGAACGGTGCACGTTCCGTGTTCTATGCGACGCTCGCGCACTCGGCGAACGAGCACGTGACAATCGACATCGTCACTGAGCGCGCGCATCTGAGCATCCGTGAGAATCTCACTGTGCGATGGAACGATGGCACTGTCGAGACAGTGGACGAGGAGCTGACCGCAACGGGGGAGCGCTCGTACTGGGGCGTCTCTCACGAACGGCTCATCACCGATTTTTACAGCCGTCTCGACGAACCGCACGCTTTCTGGATCACGCCGGCTGAAGCAGCGCGAACCGTCGAGATCATCTCCGAGGTATACGCCTCGTCCTATCCCGAGCGCATGACGCAAACCACGTCCGCATCGAAACGGAGCATCACAGCATGACTGACACAAAGATTCGCCTTGGCATCATCGGTTTCGGAGCAGAAGGCGGCATGTACGCCACTTTCATTCGCGACGGAATGGTGCCGAACATGGAGGTCGGCGCCATCTGCGACATCCTGCCCGATAAGAAGGCAGGCGCAGAGGAGCTCGGTGTTCCGTTCTACGAGAACTACATCGACATGATCGAGTCGGGAGAGGTGGATGCTGTCGTCACGTGCGTTCCGCACTACCTTCACCCCGAGATGGGCATCGCCGCGCTTGAACGCGGCGTTCACGCTCTGCTCGAGAAGCCCGTGGGCGTGTATACGAAACAGGCGCGCGAGGTCATCGATTTCGCGGCTTCGAAGCCGCAGCTCACGTTCGGCGTGTTCTTCAACCAGCGCACGAACCCGCTGTATGTCGATCTGAAGAGCCTCATCGCTTCGGGCGAGCTCGGAGCCCTGCGCCACACGTCGTGGATCATCACCAACTGGTGGCGGCCGCAGGGCTACTACGACCAGTCGGACTGGCGTGCCACCTGGGGCGGCGAAGGAGGCGGCGTACTTGTCAACCAGGCTCCTCACCAGCTCGACCTCTGGCAGTGGATGTGTGGTGTCCCGCAGAAGTGTTTTGCAAAACTCGCCTTCGGTTTTCGCCGTGACATTGCCGTGGAAGACGAGGTTAACGCTCTGGTCGACTTCGGCAACGGCGCGACCGGTCACTTCATGACGGCGACGCACGACCTCGTGGGAACAGACCGCCTCGAGATGCTCTTCGACAAGGGAAAGATCGTCGTTGAGAACTCGAAGACCGTGACGATCACCCGACTCACGGCGCCGGAGCAAGCGATTTCCGAGAACATGTCCATGGATGACGTGCGCAAGTTGTTCACGGGGCAGCTCGACACCGGTGCGCTGTTCGAGACCGAGACAACCGAGTATGAATCGGTCTGGGGGCAGCAGCACGCCACCGTTATGCAGAACTTTGCCGTTAACATACTCGACGGAACCCCACTAATCGCCCCTGGCCCCGACGGCATCAACGGAGTTCGTCTCGCCAACGCCATGCATCTGTCTGCCTGGACGGGTGAAGAGGTCGACATGGTCAACTTCGATGAGGAACGCTACCTCACCGAACTCAACGCGCGTATCGAAGCCGAGGGCGCGTTCCCCGCGCGATCATGACGTAAATGCGAAATAGCCTCGACATGGGTGCCGAGGCTGTTTCGCGTGCCTCTGACAGCTACATTTCTACCGCGTCACAATTTTTGACAATCGGTTGCCAAAACCGCAATCGTGTCCTAGCGTTAGCAGAGCACATCAGAAGTCAACCCATTTTTGGCAACCGATTGCACTCAATGCAGAGAATCCTCTCAAGGAGAAAACAATGAAGTTTCGACCCCTGGTGGTTTCGGCGGCAGTCGTCGCTGCGGCTTCCCTTGCCCTCACCGGATGCTCCGGCTCAGCCGCGGGCAGCGGCTCGGGCTCGGCCCCCACAACGCTGACCCTTGGCGTGCTGCAGAACATCAACTCATTCGACCCAGCGCAGGCTCACCTGGGCCACCAGATGCAGATCTACCAGGCTGCCTACGACACGCTTATTCTGCGTGAGTCGGATGGCACGCTCTCTCCGATGCTCGCCACGGAATGGAAGTACAACGACGACAACACAGTGCTGACAGTCGATTTGCGCGATGACGTGACGTTCACCGATGGTGCGACGTTCGACGCGAAAGCGGCGAAGGCTAACCTCGACCACTTCACCGAAGCGAATGGCCCTGATGCCAACCAGGGACAGTCGATCGAATCCGTTGACGTCGTCGATGACGACACCATCGATATCAACCTCAGTGAGCCCGACCCTGCCATGCTGTACTACCTCAGCCAAGCGGCCGGTTTCATGGGGAGCCCCGACGCAATCGGCACAGACGGTGTGAAGACCGATCCTGTCGGCAGCGGACCGTACGTGCTCGACAAGGAGGCATCCGTCAACGGATCGCAATTCACGTTCACCAAGAATGACGACTACTGGAACCCCGACCTGCAAAAGTACGACAAGGTCGTCTTCAAGGTTCTTACCGACGTCACGGCACGCGTGAACGCCGTGGTCTCCGGGCAGGTCGATGCCACGCTTCTCGACCCCAAGACCAGCAAGCAGGCAGATAAGAAGGGGCTCAAGAAGACGAGCTACCCCGTCGATTGGCAAGGCTTCCTGCTCTTTGACCGCGGCGGCGAAATTGCGCCTCAGCTGAAGGATGTGCGAGTTCGCAAGGCGATCAACTACGCATTTGACCGCCAGACGATGCTTGACGAGGCACTGCTCGGCGAGGGGGAGATCACATCACAGGTCTTCGGCAAGACGACTGACGCATACATTCCCGAGCTCGACGATGCTTACACCTACGACCCGGAGAAAGCGAAGGATCTCCTGGCCGAAGCCGGTTACCCCGATGGCTTCACTCTGAAGATGCCGATGCCAGACGGAACCGAGACCTTCATGGCAATGGCGAAGCAGCAGCTCGCGGATGTTGGCATCACCGTCGAATACTCGTCAGCGACATTCGCCGACTACGTTCCGAACATCATTCAGGGAAAGTACTCAGTCGCATGGTTCAGCATCTTCCAGGGCGAGCCATGGGTTGCGATCCGCCAGATGATCTCGACAGATGCCGCCTACAACCCCTTCAAGACAACCGATGACGAAATTGCCGGCTACATTGATGCCGTGCATTTCGGTGGCTATAAGAGCGGTGAGCTTGCCAAGAAGGTGAACCAGTATGTCGTCGACAATGCCTGGTTTGCTCCCTGGTATCGCGTGAATCAGCTGTACTACAGCGATGACTCGAAGGTCACCGTAGAACCGCAGATTCAGCAGGCCGTTCCGAACCTGTACAACTACGCCCCGGTCTCCTGATCGTTGCGGTGGGGATGCCCAGGCGTCCCCACCGCATCCTTCGGGCACAAGTAAGGGATCTCCCTCATGCTGACGTTCATCATCAAGCGCATCGTTTCGGGCATCACCGTGCTCATCGCGATCTCCTGCGCAACATTCTTCCTCCTGTATTACTCGGGTTCGAACATCGCGCGAAACATCCTCGGTGAATATGCGACTCCCGACCAAATCGTGGCTAAGGAACACGAGCTTGGACTTGACCGCCCCATCATCGTGCAATTCGGCGAGTGGGCGACCCGCGCCGTCTCAGGTAATCTCGGCATCTCGTGGTTCACCAGCCAGGGCGTCGCCGAGTCCCTTCTGACCCGGCTCCCCGTCACCTTGACGTTGCTCATCGTTGCCATCATCTGCATCGCGACCTTCGCAACGGTCATCGGCATCGCCGCGGCAGTGAAGCGAGGATGGATCGATCGTGTCGTGCAGGTGGGCGCCGTGCTTGGCGAGGCGATTCCCAGTTTCGTGCTCGGGATCATCTTCGTCACGATCTTCGCCATCAACCTCGGTTGGTTTCCCGCCACGAGCAGCATCCAGCCAGGCTCCACCGGAAGCGCGTGGGTGCTGTCGCTCGCCCTCCCCGCGATCGCACTCGTCGTCAACGGACTGACGAGCACGGCGCAGCAGATTCGCAGTGCCGTCATCGCACAACTCGAGAAGGACTACGTCCGCACCCTGCGCAGCCGGGGGATTCCCGAAACCATCGTGCTCTTCAAGCACGTGCTGCGCAGCGCTGCGCCAGCTGGGCTCACCGTGCTGAGCCTTCACTTCATCGGCATGCTCGGCGGAGTCGTCATCATCGAGCAGATCTTCGCTCTTCCCGGAATGGGCGCGCTTGCCGTGCAATCCACCGTCCTTGGCGATACCCCGCTTGTCATGGGCGTCGTCATCTACACAGTCATCATCGTCATCATCGTCAACCTGCTCGTCGACCTGGCGAATGGGTGGCTCAACCCTAAGGTGCGTGTTTCATGAGCGAACCGATCGAGGTGAAAGCGTCGCAGGCGACAGTTGCGCGCACACACGTCTTCAAACGACTCATCAGCAACCCGATGGGCGCCATCGCTGTCGCCGTGCTGGGCATCATGATCCTTGTCGCGATCTTCGCGCAATGGATCGCGCCCTTCGATGCGAACTTTGCGAATATCACCAAGACGCTGTCAGGTCCGGATGCAACGAACATCCTCGGGACGGACAGTGCCGGGCGAGATACGTTCAGCAGGCTCGTGCTCGGGGCTCAGACAACTCTGTTGTCGGCCGTGCTCTGTGCGGTTGTCGCAATCGGCCTCGGTCTTCCATCCGGTCTGATTGCCGGTTATTACGGGGGTGTTTTCGACTCCGTCTCGAACTGGGTCGTCAATGTTCTCATGGCGATCCCCGGAATCATTCTGCTGCTGACCATTCGGGCAGCCTTCGGGCCGTCGGTGTGGATCTCGATGATCGCCTTCGGCGTGCTCATCAGCCCCGGCTATTTTCGACTCACACGCACTGCTGTTCAGTCAGTGAGGAATGAACTGTACGTCGACGCAGCGCGCGTTTCGGGCCTGAGTGACGGTCGAATCATCACGCGACACATCTTTTCCGTGGTTCGCGCGCCCATCATCATCCAGACTGCTGTCGTCTGCGGTGTGGCAATCGCCATTCAGTCGGGGCTTGAGTTTCTCGGGCTCGGTGACCCGGCAGTTGCGACGTGGGGTGTCATGCTGAGCGAGGGCTTCACGAACGTCTATCTCACTCCCGAGCTACTCGTCTGGCCCGCAGTCGCCATAGGTCTGGCCATCGGCGCCCTCGTGCTGCTGGGTAATGCAGTGCGCGATGCTCTTGAGGATCGCGAGAAGGTGAAGACGCCCAAAACACGCAAGAACACGCTCGTCCCGACAAATCGTGTGACCATACCCGCCGAGAGCGGCAGCGATCACCTTGTGGAGGTGTCTAGTCTCGCCGTGGGGTACCCGCAGTCTGGCGGAGCAGTTAAAGAGGTGGTGAGTGACGTCTCGTTCACCGTCGATCGCGGCGAAGTTCTCGGCATCGTCGGTGAGTCGGGCTCTGGGAAATCGCAGACTGCGTTCTCGATTCTCGGGCTGCTTCCCGCTGAGGCTCGCATTGTCGCGGGCAGCATCCAATTCGATGGAAACTACACGGTTGCCCCGGGCGAGCAGACCGTAAGCCAATCGCGGCTCACGAAGCTGCGCGGCAAACGCATCTCGTATATTCCTCAGGAACCCATGTCGAACCTCGATCCGGCATACACCGTCGGTTCACAGTTAGTCGCTCCCATGGTGCGCATTCTCGGCATCAGCAAGCGCGAGGCGAAGAAGCGTGCGCTTCAGCTTCTGACCGACGTCGGCATCGTCAACCCGGATCGCACCTTCGCCGCTTACCCACATGAAGTGTCCGGAGGAATGGCACAGCGTGTGCTCATCGCCGGTGCCATCAGCTGCGAGCCCGACCTGATCATCGCAGACGAACCGACGACCGCTCTCGATGTGACTGTGCAGGCCGAGGTTCTCGACCTCATACGTGATCTTCAGAAGCGTCTCGGCGTCGGCGTGATCCTCGTCACGCATAATTTCGGGGTCGTGGCCGACCTCTGCGACCGTGTCGTAGTCATGCAGAAGGGCAGACTCGTCGAAGGCGGTGCCGTCCGCGACGTGCTTCGCAACCCGCGGGACCCGTACACGAAGACGTTGCTGTCGTCGATGCTCGAGGGTAAAAAGCCCATGACCATGCTCGTCACCGCCGAAGGAGGATCGCAATCATGATGGATGCTGCACGCACAAAGAAGCCGCTCCTTGACGTGGACTCGCTCAACGTCGACTACCCGGGAAAAGGCTTCAGAGCGCGGCCCTTTCGTGCGCTCACTGACATATCGATCGGCATCGGCGAGGGCGAAACTCTCGGCCTCGTGGGGGAGTCCGGCTCGGGCAAGACGACCCTCGGGCGTGCGGTGCTCGGACTCGCACCGGTGTCGGCCGGAACGATCACCTTCAATGGGGCAGACATCAGTCACGCTTCGCGCGCCCAGCGTCAGAAGCTCAGTCGCGACCTGCAGGTCGTCTTTCAAGACCCCTATACCTCGCTCAACCCGGCGATGGAAATCGGCGACATTCTCGCTGAGCCGCTGGGAATCCAGGGTATCGGACCCAAAGAGTCTCAGGCGCGGGTGAAAGAGCTGCTTGATCAGGTCAACCTGCCTGGCGATGCGCTGCACAGGCAGCCACGTGAGTTCTCCGGTGGTCAACGTCAGCGTGTGGCAATCGCGCGCGCGCTTGCTCTGTCGCCCAAGCTTATTGTGTGCGATGAGCCGGTTTCCGCGCTCGATCTCACAACGCAAGCGACCGTGCTCGACCTGTTTCTGCAGATTCAGCGCGACACCGGGGTGTCCTACCTGTTCGTCTCGCACGACCTCGACGTTGTACGTCATATCAGCCATCGCGTGGCGGTGATGTACGGCGGACGAATTGTTGAGCAAGGGGACGCTGCGCAGATCACAGAGAGCCCGAGTCATTCGTACACGCAGAAGCTGCTGCTCGCCTCGCCGGTTCCTGACCCCGATCGCCAGCAGAAACGTCGTGAAGACCGCCAGCGACTCGCCGCACAGAAGGCACAGGATGCTGATACAACCGTCGCGGGGTGAACCGCTCGTCGTACGGGTGTATTACCGTAGAGTCGAGCTGCCACAGCAGTCTCGGCCGAACGGGGAATGGAGTTGACCGGTGGCGAATAACCCCGCGTCTGCACGCAAGAAGTCCCGCTCTGCTCCGACGATCTATGATGTCGCGAAGCTTGCGGGAGTGAACCCCTCCACAGTGTCGCGTGCACTGAGCCAGCCTGGTCGCATCAATGTCAAGACCGAGGCGAAGATCCATGCGGCGGCGAAGGAACTGAACTACCGGCTCAACCCGATGGCTCGAGCGCTTCCGACGGGTCGAACGAACACCCTCGGTCTGCTCATCGCCGACATTACGAACCCGGTGATCTTCGGCATTGTCCGTGGAGCGGAGAAGGCCGCAGCAGAGCGAGGCTACACGCTGGTCATTTCGGAGTCGCAAGAGTCAGGCGAGCGCGAAGCTGCGTCGGCGCAGCGCATTCAGCCCGCTGTCGATGGGCTCGTCCTCGGAACGTCCCGCCTGACTGACGAGGCGATCAAAGCGCTCGCCGAAGAAAAGCCGCTCGTCGTGATCAACAGGCAGATTGATGGCGTATCCAGCGTGACGCCGAATATCGAGCCGGGAATCGACCAGGCGCTTGCTCACCTCGAACTCCTCGGCCACACCGATCTCGTGTTCCTCTCAGGGCCGAGCGGGTCATGGATGAGCCGTCATCGCTGGAGCACCTTGAAAGCTGGTGCAGAAGCGCGAGGAATGACGATCACGTCGACAGCGCCCCAAGAGCCGACGATCGACGGCGGGCGTTCGCTGCTCTCGCGCGTCATTGCATCGGGAGCGACCGCCGTTGTCGCGTATAACGACCTGATGGCGATCGGTCTGATGCGTACAGCGGCGGAGCAGGGTATTTCCGTGCCGGGGACCTTCAGCATTCTGGGGTTCGATGACATCTTCGGATCTGATTTCACCTCTCCACCGCTCACCACGGTGCGTTCGCCACTCCTAGAGGCTGGGCGGCTTGCGGTGCGGCAAACCCTTCAGCTGATTGAAGATGGCCCGGACAGCGACGCCGCGTCGTTCGCGACACAAGGACTCGAAACCGAACTCATCATTCGTGGCTCCAGTGGTGCCGTGCGCGAGTCCTCGCGGGCCTGATCGCCGACACCCTGTTTACTCGCGTGAAGCAACGCAACACATTGCACGTCGTGCGGTCGTCATCGAGCGCACGCACCGCCTGCAAACTGACGCAATTTCGCTTTGTCGTCCACAGGCAGAAAGTTTTGCGAGTTGTCCACAATGGTGGTGTGATCGGGGGTTTGTGTCGGTAGGAATGTCGGTGGCTGCTGGAAGACTGTTGCCATGTTAAACGCAGCGACAGTCTCCGATTTCGAGCCTGTGGAGGGTCCGGATGCTACAGCTGTGCGTGCCGCGGAGAACATTCTGGCGGATGCTGCTGAGCTTGCCAAGATTGATCCGGCCGCACTGTCTGCCGACGCCCTCCTGACCTATACCGGGCTGTTGGGGAACATCGCCCGCCTTGTCGAGGGCCGCCA
The Paramicrobacterium chengjingii DNA segment above includes these coding regions:
- a CDS encoding LacI family DNA-binding transcriptional regulator — encoded protein: MANNPASARKKSRSAPTIYDVAKLAGVNPSTVSRALSQPGRINVKTEAKIHAAAKELNYRLNPMARALPTGRTNTLGLLIADITNPVIFGIVRGAEKAAAERGYTLVISESQESGEREAASAQRIQPAVDGLVLGTSRLTDEAIKALAEEKPLVVINRQIDGVSSVTPNIEPGIDQALAHLELLGHTDLVFLSGPSGSWMSRHRWSTLKAGAEARGMTITSTAPQEPTIDGGRSLLSRVIASGATAVVAYNDLMAIGLMRTAAEQGISVPGTFSILGFDDIFGSDFTSPPLTTVRSPLLEAGRLAVRQTLQLIEDGPDSDAASFATQGLETELIIRGSSGAVRESSRA